The following proteins are encoded in a genomic region of Pan troglodytes isolate AG18354 chromosome 2, NHGRI_mPanTro3-v2.0_pri, whole genome shotgun sequence:
- the PRR23C gene encoding proline-rich protein 23C — translation MGSRPCSPSACLAPWGGQQPGGPGPAKRLRLEEPAGPESRAAPSPEDPAGTPAVDALTSMMVLDAGCALRVPLEDVDLVLELAPMSVLRVSLGGHTLIVIPEVLLSSVDECSGAQGDWSAGLEVDVFLGAHGEDVVVEQEVFCASVPEIAAEEEAYEEDADSEFPELWMDSAAGSAAGLYPSARSMFSPYREGPIRGPCALAPNPSSERRSPRPIFDLEFHLLEPVPSSPLQPLPPSPSPGPHARPELPERPPCKVRRRLFQE, via the coding sequence ATGGGCAGCCGGCCCTGCAGCCCCAGCGCCTGCCTTGCGCCCTGGGGGGGACAGCAGCCAGGAGGACCAGGCCCTGCCAAGCGCCTCCGATTGGAGGAGCCCGCGGGCCCCGAATCCCGCGCGGCGCCCAGCCCGGAAGACCCGGCGGGGACCCCGGCCGTGGACGCGCTCACCTCCATGATGGTCCTGGACGCGGGCTGTGCCCTGCGTGTGCCCCTGGAGGACGTCGACCTGGTGCTGGAGCTCGCGCCAATGTCGGTCCTGCGAGTGTCTCTTGGTGGACACACCCTCATCGTGATCCCCGAGGTCCTCCTGAGCTCCGTCGACGAATGCTCAGGAGCGCAGGGCGACTGGTCTGCCGGCCTGGAAGTGGACGTTTTCCTGGGCGCTCACGGGGAAGACGTCGTCGTCGAGCAGGAAGTCTTCTGCGCATCTGTCCCAGAGATCGCTGCCGAGGAAGAGGCCTACGAGGAGGACGCGGACTCTGAGTTCCCGGAGCTCTGGATGGACTCCGCAGCCGGCTCAGCCGCTGGGCTCTACCCCTCCGCTAGAAGTATGTTCAGCCCCTACCGGGAGGGCCCCATCCGAGGGCCCTGTGCTCTGGCCCCCAACCCCAGTTCAGAGAGACGCTCTCCACGCCCCATCTTCGACCTGGAATTCCATCTTCTGGAGCCTGTCCCCAGCTCACCTctccaacctctacctccctctcCGAGTCCAGGTCCCCACGCGCGCCCGGAGCTCCCAGAGCGCCCTCCGTGCAAGGTCCGAAGACGCCTGTTCCAGGAATGA